A single window of Paludibacter jiangxiensis DNA harbors:
- a CDS encoding YqgE/AlgH family protein gives MYLDSSFLTIDAGFQPSVGRLLVAEPFMNEPYFGRSVILLTQHSNLGSMGLVLNKPLKLYLHEILEGVKVEENIPVFCGGPVGSKSLFYLHNLSEVPQSFQITKNLYLGGDFEWLMDNLNAGLGAAAKVRFFLGYAGWDEGQLQDEIKHQSWLVTKLATDEILHMPGYESLWSRSMQSLGGKYKRWAEFPQNPNLN, from the coding sequence ATGTATCTCGATTCCTCGTTTCTTACCATTGATGCGGGTTTTCAGCCTTCCGTAGGTCGGCTGTTAGTTGCAGAGCCATTTATGAACGAGCCATATTTTGGCCGTTCGGTGATTCTGCTTACCCAGCATTCCAACCTTGGTAGTATGGGGCTGGTGCTCAATAAACCACTCAAATTATACCTTCACGAAATCTTAGAGGGCGTCAAAGTAGAGGAGAATATTCCTGTTTTTTGTGGCGGCCCTGTAGGATCAAAATCTCTTTTCTATTTGCACAATTTGTCAGAGGTTCCTCAAAGTTTTCAGATTACTAAAAACCTCTATCTGGGGGGCGATTTTGAATGGTTGATGGATAACCTTAATGCAGGACTGGGAGCTGCGGCTAAAGTACGGTTCTTTCTTGGTTATGCGGGATGGGATGAGGGTCAGTTGCAGGACGAAATAAAACACCAGTCATGGTTGGTGACCAAACTGGCGACAGACGAAATTCTGCATATGCCGGGGTACGAATCACTCTGGAGTCGTTCTATGCAGTCGCTGGGCGGTAAGTACAAGCGTTGGGCCGAATTTCCTCAAAACCCCAATCTTAACTGA
- a CDS encoding RNA polymerase sigma factor — protein sequence MPNKKREFLALIQENKRLIFKICNTYCSNREDREDLAQEIVYQLWRSEHTYDAGYKFSTWMYRVALNVAISFYRSHANTGSMVSFDDCANDVENAIAEDTEYENEIEKNRQLLYRLIGELKELDRMLILLFLEAKSYKEIAEIAGITETNVATRINRIKEKLKQQITYSNN from the coding sequence ATGCCGAATAAAAAAAGAGAGTTTCTGGCTCTCATTCAGGAAAACAAAAGGCTTATATTTAAGATTTGCAATACCTATTGCAGCAACAGGGAGGATCGGGAAGATCTTGCGCAGGAGATTGTGTATCAGCTATGGCGATCGGAACATACGTACGATGCCGGATATAAATTCTCAACATGGATGTACCGGGTAGCCCTCAATGTGGCTATCTCTTTTTACAGAAGTCATGCCAACACAGGTTCGATGGTCTCTTTCGATGATTGTGCAAACGATGTGGAAAACGCAATTGCAGAGGATACGGAGTATGAAAATGAGATAGAAAAGAATAGGCAGTTGCTGTATCGGCTTATAGGCGAACTCAAAGAACTGGACAGGATGCTGATACTTCTCTTTCTGGAAGCAAAAAGTTATAAGGAAATAGCTGAAATTGCAGGTATTACCGAAACAAATGTAGCGACCAGAATCAATCGTATTAAGGAAAAACTGAAGCAACAAATTACCTACTCAAATAATTGA
- the pyrF gene encoding orotidine-5'-phosphate decarboxylase produces the protein MTSQELFANICRKKSFLCVGLDTDLKKIPQHLLNEEDPIFAFNKAIIDATADLCVAYKPNLAFYESLGVTGWQALEKTVNYIRENYPDQFLIADAKRGDIGNTSEMYARTFFQHFNFDSVTVAPYMGEDSVKPFLGYEGKWVILLALTSNKGSHDFQFTQDEGGERLFEKVLRKSQEWGSTDTLMYVVGATQGSMFADIRKVAPEHFLLVPGVGAQGGDLNEVCKYGLNSKCGLIVNSSRQILYAAKDETFAEAARCEAGKVQADMEAILRSNNLIG, from the coding sequence ATGACATCTCAAGAACTTTTTGCAAACATCTGCCGTAAAAAATCATTTCTTTGTGTAGGACTGGATACAGACCTGAAAAAAATTCCACAGCACCTGTTGAATGAGGAGGATCCTATTTTTGCTTTTAACAAGGCAATTATTGATGCAACCGCAGATCTTTGCGTTGCTTACAAACCGAATCTTGCTTTTTACGAAAGTCTTGGAGTGACAGGTTGGCAGGCGCTCGAAAAAACGGTAAACTATATTCGCGAAAACTATCCCGATCAGTTCCTCATTGCTGATGCCAAGCGCGGCGATATTGGGAATACTTCAGAAATGTATGCGCGTACGTTCTTCCAGCATTTCAACTTCGATTCGGTGACTGTGGCGCCTTACATGGGTGAAGATTCGGTCAAACCGTTTCTGGGTTACGAAGGGAAATGGGTCATTTTGCTGGCATTGACTTCAAACAAAGGATCGCACGATTTTCAGTTCACACAGGATGAGGGAGGTGAACGCCTTTTTGAAAAAGTGCTTCGTAAATCGCAGGAGTGGGGCAGTACAGACACATTGATGTATGTGGTCGGTGCGACACAGGGAAGCATGTTTGCTGATATCCGCAAAGTGGCTCCCGAACATTTTCTACTGGTTCCCGGTGTGGGAGCTCAGGGCGGCGATTTGAATGAAGTGTGCAAATACGGGTTGAACAGTAAATGCGGTCTTATTGTAAACTCTTCTCGTCAGATTTTGTACGCTGCGAAAGATGAAACTTTTGCAGAAGCAGCACGTTGTGAAGCCGGAAAAGTACAGGCCGACATGGAGGCTATTCTCCGTAGTAACAATCTGATCGGATAA
- a CDS encoding RluA family pseudouridine synthase: MTILYEDNHVIAVNKTCSEIVQGDKTGDKPLSELLKVYLKEKYNKPGNVFVGVTHRLDRPVSGVTLFAKTSKSLSRLNAMFQNHEVKKFYWAIVKKADIAPEATLTHYLVRNEKQNKSYAYDEERKDSKKAILHYRIIGTSDNYYLLEIDLQTGRHHQIRCQLAKIGCPIKGDLKYGFARSNPDGGISLHARLLSFVHPVSKQEIEITAPVPDDNLWKAFEAQMA; the protein is encoded by the coding sequence ATGACAATACTTTACGAAGACAATCACGTAATTGCGGTTAACAAGACCTGTTCGGAAATTGTACAGGGCGACAAAACCGGAGATAAACCTCTTTCGGAACTCCTGAAAGTTTACCTGAAAGAGAAATATAACAAACCCGGGAATGTGTTTGTCGGTGTGACGCATCGCCTCGACCGACCCGTAAGCGGGGTAACGCTGTTTGCAAAGACAAGTAAATCGTTATCACGGCTGAATGCGATGTTCCAGAACCACGAGGTAAAGAAATTCTATTGGGCGATTGTCAAAAAGGCCGATATTGCACCGGAAGCAACTTTAACGCATTATTTGGTTCGTAACGAAAAGCAGAACAAATCATACGCCTACGACGAAGAGCGCAAAGACAGCAAAAAAGCCATTTTGCACTACCGTATCATTGGTACATCCGACAATTACTACTTGCTGGAGATTGATCTACAAACAGGCCGTCACCATCAGATCCGTTGCCAGCTTGCAAAAATAGGTTGTCCCATAAAAGGCGATCTGAAGTACGGTTTTGCCCGGTCAAATCCCGACGGCGGAATTTCACTCCACGCCCGATTACTGTCATTTGTACATCCAGTGTCCAAACAGGAAATCGAGATTACTGCTCCGGTTCCTGACGATAACCTATGGAAAGCATTTGAAGCCCAAATGGCTTGA
- a CDS encoding zinc metallopeptidase gives MIYVIFGVFALISWIVQQSLQSKFKKYSQIPIPNGMTGKDVAERMLRENGIYDVKVISVEGELTDHYNPANKTVNLSEPVFMSNSVAAAAVAAHECGHAVQHATAYAPLKMRSALVPVVSFASNWVQWVLLGGILLVHTFPALLLFGIVLFAMTTLFSVITLPVEINASARALAWLNRSGITNVSTYEPAKDALKTAAYTYVVAALSSLATLFYYIMIFMGGNRRD, from the coding sequence ATGATTTATGTGATTTTTGGTGTCTTTGCGCTCATAAGCTGGATAGTACAGCAAAGCCTTCAATCGAAATTCAAAAAGTATTCGCAAATTCCTATTCCCAACGGTATGACCGGAAAGGATGTGGCAGAACGCATGCTGCGCGAAAACGGGATTTATGATGTAAAGGTTATTTCTGTTGAAGGAGAACTGACCGACCACTATAATCCGGCTAATAAAACGGTAAACCTGAGCGAACCTGTTTTTATGAGTAACAGCGTTGCGGCAGCAGCTGTGGCAGCTCACGAATGCGGACACGCTGTGCAACATGCAACGGCCTATGCTCCGTTAAAGATGCGTTCGGCATTAGTACCTGTTGTGAGCTTTGCTTCCAATTGGGTGCAATGGGTGTTGCTGGGCGGTATCCTGCTGGTGCATACATTTCCGGCGTTGTTGTTGTTCGGTATCGTTCTTTTTGCCATGACGACTTTGTTCAGCGTGATTACATTGCCGGTGGAAATCAACGCCAGTGCCCGTGCATTGGCATGGCTTAACCGTTCGGGAATCACCAACGTTTCTACTTACGAACCGGCTAAAGATGCTTTGAAGACGGCGGCTTATACCTATGTGGTGGCAGCCCTCAGCTCTCTGGCAACCCTTTTCTACTACATTATGATCTTTATGGGTGGCAACCGTCGGGATTAA